In Parasteatoda tepidariorum isolate YZ-2023 chromosome 8, CAS_Ptep_4.0, whole genome shotgun sequence, the DNA window aaatcttttaaagtgttttttttccattttgataattttattcatatatattaatatattaaacattcaacacggagaggaaaaaaatgtgattttttttaatgagaaaaaaatgcttttaagagctacatattttttaagtgcttaaaaggtacttattttttgttgaaaattttattgcaatccCTGTTGAAAGTTTTACTGTTAATATGCTTGACCTAAGAATCaaatcttattattaataatccaTCGAATTCTTTGTACATTTTCTACACACCATCGCAACTTTAGGTTAAGTCTGATATGATTCTATTATTTAACTAAtagaatcatattttatatacatttaagtGTACAATACTTCCCTGCTCGTGTGCAAAAAATCACTtctaactataatttatattgaagCGATactctatattataaaatttgcaaataaaaccTTTgccttatgaaattttttttccttccaaatgtTATAACCAACATATCTTCGGTGAAaggaaaatttcattctttgtaTAGCAAGAATATAGTCTggagttttaataatttcctaggaaaaatttggaaagtttATCTTTGATGTTGAGTCGAAACAatgcaaaattaacaattgcAATTTACTTACTAGAATGAAATTGATACTAGAATGAACTGTTATTTACTCAGCACAACTgtaacaggaagaaaaaaatattgttctaaatGACTAAAATATAAGGTTTGGtgcaatataatgataagccgCAGTTGTCCCAAATCGACATTTTCTCATCAAACAGCtcacaaacatattttttggttGAATACTTTACAAATTTCTAGAACTTCTACCTGATAACAGCCCAATTTGAAGGTGTGGctaatcattattttcttccaatttttttaagagctaagactattgttaataaatattattaatgaacataaaaaatataattaacgaaaagaatgtaattaatttcaaaatacctTATAGCagcaatttattaattctgatttgctgcaaattattttagtcCATAACCGCCGTTTTACAGCAGAcgcaaatttgagtttacgtctaccaatgttcaactgcgtaaccttgtaattttgaacccactctggaagactagggaactcttggatcagtacccccagaggttttgatttgcttttcgaacttggaggactttgcgattCCAACAGAatttagcgtgcaccagtcGCCATTTCATACAAGGGGATTCATCGGTCTGTTTGGATTTGAACTCTCGTTCAACGCCTGCCCGGCCTGATGCATTAAATATTCCTagaacaattcaaatttaatcttaaaatttatgaataaaaacaagataaatttcttcagccttttcatttctttttgaagaaagaaaaatattaatgctatgTCTTAGTTCTCTAGTTCTCTAGTTTTAACAATTACCACTTTAGGTTCCAAACATAACATTTTCAAAGTTAGAACTcgttattaaaaacattatctagtaattgttttcagttttgaGCCTGTAACTTTGTTTATGTCAGAACATGGTCAAACTTTTAAATCGCAATGAAAAAGAGAATGGGGGACTATTCAAATATTGTGTAAGTATATAATGGTGGAGGGGTTTCATTATTTGCTTCTTTTTCCTGGAAAAGTTGGAGGATTGGTACAAGTGATGTTTAtgcttatgttaaataattttgaaagttgtgGTTTTAGGGCTGCAGGTCTGTCGCTGTCCGAATTTCCGCGAAATTTTACGCTTTCTTTCTGAAATCCGCCAATTTTTCAAGATGTTGCGTTCAAATTGCTtacaattagattttttttcatctttacttAACAGAATTGTTACCTGAAGCCTCAAATAAAACATGTATAATAGATTAGacatttggggggggggaatcaatagaaaaatgacaaaaaaatagttcagagaTAAACCAAATCTTGTCAATTAAGATGGTCTTCCTATACTTAGGGAGGGTGATATATTGATTAGGATTACCTTCCTGAAGTCAGTaagaataaaaacgaaataggaatcacaaaagaaaaaaaaaatttataaatcaaatttttgacagaaaaattgttatacaaGCTATTGCAATCTTTACTGgggagcgctctatcccctgagccattgcggctctatattacatttttgtctCTGGGCAAAgtgcttattattttatgtgaaagaattattgtatttaatccTATAATTTGAAAGATAAGATGTGAAACGTGGctgagggaattttttttataatgctatAGCGGTTTAAGTATAAAACCCAGCTTTTCAGAAATTTGCCTATCGCCTATATTGGGGATGATAAATCTGAATTTGTCGGAACAAAagtatgtttctaaaaaaaaaagcgttttctATAGTCCAAAAAAGTGTATTACCCCATGGTTAAAATTACAATACCTAATATAAAAACTGTTATACATATTTctggaaatttataattatcaaagcattttatagaatgaaaaCCCGACCAATAGTTCTAAAGGtgctccttttttttccttcctcatTCTTTCATCTATACCAgtcttaaaattagattttatgcaAAGCAGTTGAATTTggcacagtcggccttggccctctatgggctgccGTGCcactgaatttagtttttttagttgaatttgCAAGGCTGCAGCAACTTTTAGTCTATTACTTCTTGGCGTATGcataaatcaaattgaataaattaaccGAATTACggtttttgaaaaaggaatataataaaatattagagttatcaaagaaaaatgattggtaattcttaaatttggtaactttattttgaactttaaagtTCACTGAGAAATGCAAATCTTTTCAGTGATTCATTCAGTATATTGTtatcggaaaaaaatataatgatgcactttgaaatttgtactttttttttattagagaattatttaatttaaatgattttataataataactaaattaataaaataaagtaattatcagTTGAATGTAAACCTATTacaggtttcaaaaattatttctatttatgaaaaaaagtgcgCAACTACCCGGAATCCCTGTGACTTTTCCACTGAATAGCAGGGTTCCACGAAACACCCTTTGGAAACAGCTGCTAAAGCAATCACTTCAGCGTGGATGGAGATTAAAGACTTGCAGCACACTGCTTTCAATAAACATTTGCACCTCTGCATAGCTGCTAgcaatttgttaattaaatttgaattttgttatctattataaattaaatttatttgttggtgaatttgcttttattattatttgtgattatttattttttaataaagttctcttaaaaattatttgtccgtttttttttccagaccCTGCAAGGGTTCCNNNNNNNNNNNNNNNNNNNNNNNNNNNNNNNNNNNNNNNNNNNNNNNNNNgaaattaaaaaaaaaaaaaaaatacgtttcattttttttcttcttattttaattacaatgttttaaatgctgtaatagaaaaaaaaaaacaagtttcacctaaagacatttttctaaaaaaaaaaataaaaaaaagccggTGATTACGCGGACAATTGTAAATTAAGCAGTTTTCCACATTCTTGGGCAGTTTTTGCACATGatataaagaaagtaaaattattaaaattatctgtagaatattttacaatttcataCTATAACACAATTTGAGATGAAGACTAATAATAGTTTAACAAACagagaataattaaatagaaaaataataatactcacTCGCACAATGATGACATCAAATATTTACCACTCCTTATTGATATGCACTCTGTCTTCCCAAACTTGATTAATGGAATAAAAGTTTCTACTTTTAGatgtataaaacatttaaataaatagtaagatATACTGTCTACTTTTTTCCATAATGCCAATACATCTACTTTAAGTTCATTTgctgttttaaatatatcttctaTCAATAAAACATCATCGATAGTCTGAACCGATCTATAATAATATGCAGGTGTGCTTATCAATCTCAGAAGTTCGAGGAATACACTCTGGTGAACGCGAAATTCAGTTGAAAgccttaaaaagttcttgaatttTCATATCAACAGGAAGGCCACTGTAAAGGCGAGCGCTTTCCACGTTTTCAATCGCTTTCACATAAAACTTCAGAGCAGACGATAAATACCGACAGCATCGTGGAATTATATTAGAACCAAACTAATCTCTTGTAAGGTGACATATCGCGAAAAATCTTTTGCAATTTAAGTCTTTTCTTTTCGAAACAACTTTTTCCCTTTAGTTGATGAAATATAATCATCCCTTGTTAGTACCATTATAGTTTCTATTTGAAAAGAATCATCCCTAAGAGACGCTCGTGATCCCAAACTACTAGCAGAATCAATAATTTCTCTAATATCTCTTgctttatcttttgaaaaattagtatcTTCTTTTTTAAGCCGGCAAAGGCAAATCTTGCCATTTGGGTCATTTTCTTTCAGTTCTAAAGCTTTGTAAACAAGCAAGAAATCGCTATAGTCCACGCTAGTGGTAGccattatacaaataaatttttaaaggaaaagaaattttaaacaggcTTCGAAATTTCAATTCGGAACTACTTTCACAATTGCTACAAATACGTTTAAGTACGTTTGCTGctccaaatatattttctaacacACAAACCTCATCGTCAGTCAGAAAATCTGACAGATAATAAAATCGATCTGTGCTAAGCAATCTCAAAAGTTCGAGAAATACACTCTGGTGAACGCGGAATTTAGATGAAAGCCTTAAAAGTTCTTTCATTATCATAGCAAAAGGAAGGATATTTAAAAGATAGCGACCTTTTTTGTAGATTGCAATCGctttaatataaaacttcagAGCAGACGATAAATACCGACTGAATTGGTTTTTTTCGTGGAATTCAATCAGAAGGTGGCCACACCACATTAATATCTTGTAAGGTGACTTAACACcacgaaaaagttttttcaaaattttagttgatGAAAAGTCGTCATCACATGTTGGTACCATTATGGTTTCTATTCGAAAAGAATCACTGGAAAATAATCTCAACCCaccaatattttcttcaatatatcTCTCCTCATCTTTAGATAAAACAGTATCCTCTTTTTTAAGCCCGCAACGGCAAATCATTCCATTTAGggcattttttttcagatggaACGCTTTGAAAACAAGCGAGAAATCGCGATAGTCCACGCTTGTGGTAGccattgtataaataaatttccaaaggaaaataggttttaaacaaacttcgaaatttcaatttggAACTACTTTTACAATTGCTACAAATTGTTACTTTTTGAAAGAATCCACCAGGTGACTGGATACCCGTATTTCAAGTTTTAAGAAAcccgtttattattatttgaactaCATGAATGGAAATATGATTTAGTTTGACATTGTCAGTATGTTCGATTCGAGGAAGAAATCTGTTGCCTTCAAGATATAAAATGGGTGCCTGCTACAAATATTCGTTTTTTTCCgctttgaaatatgaaattctgATAAATGATGGAGCTTTTTTGGCTGAACTCCatcgttataaaataaactctaTTAGCAGCTATTAATATACTaaccaaggaaaaaaaatactaattattttgttcttaatggtaagaaggaaatattttaaaattttaaatttactcttgGGTGTATGCGcatgctgaaaatgaataaaataagctgaattatggttttaaaaaaagaactgtaaAGGTTGAGAATAGTTATCAAAGAAATGTAActcttttttcttgaatttaattattttattttgaatcaactCGTTGAGCtgatcaattcaaaataaaataagtaaccGGATTATTGATTagcttattgatttttttatgatttatattttataatgattttttataatttgtattttattttttttatattttataattattttctcataatttattccgcaatttttttttcaataaagtttatataagcccttaaaatattaaataaattatgaattatttgcttggatacattttataatcgtcgttgaactgcAGATCAAATGTTTTCGATTTACGACTGCTAACATTCGATTCCATCgccttgtaatttggaacccgatccagaagacaaaggaacttctagatcaagtattgggagaaatgtgctttcgtggaggactttttatggaactaacctgcatttgcgttacatggagaggaaaaccacaaaaNNNNNNNNNNNNNNNNNNNNNNNNNNNNNNNNNNNNNNNNNNNNNNNNNNNNNNNNNNNNNNNNNNNNNNNNNNNNNNNNNNNNNNNNNNNNNNNNNNNNNNNNNNNNNNNNNNNNNNNNNNNNNNNNNNNNNNNNNNNNNNNNNNNNNNNNNNNNNNNNNNNNNNNNNNNNNNNNNNNNNNNNNNNNNNNNNNNNNNNNNNNNNNNNNNNNNNNNNNNNNNNNNNNNNNNNNNNNNNNNNNNNNNNNNNNNNNNNNNNNNNNNNNNNNNNNNNNNNNNNNNNNNNNNNNNNNNNNNNNNNNNNNNNNNNNNNNNNNNNNNNNNNNNNNNNNNNNNNNNNNNNNNNNNNNNNNNNNNNNNNNNNNNNNNNNNNNNNNNNNNNNNNNNNNNNNNNNNNNNNNNNNNNNNNNNNNNNNNNNNNNNNNNNNNNNNNNNNNNNNNNNNNNNNNNNNNNNNNNNNNNNNNNNNNNNNNNNNNNNNNNNNNNNNNNNNNNNNNNNNNNNNNNNNNNNNNNNNNNNNNNNNNNNNNNNNNNNNNNNNNNNNNNNNNNNNNNNNNNNNNNNNNNNNNNNNNNNNNNNNNNNNNNNNNNNNNNNNNNNNNNNNNNNNNNNNNNNNNNNNNNNNNNNNNNNNNNNNNNNNNNNNNNNNNNNNNNNNNNNNNNNNNNNNNNNNNNNNNNNNNNNNNNNNNNNNNNNNNNNNNNNNNNNNNNNNNNNNNNNNNNNNNNNNNNNNNNNNNNNNNNNNNNNNNNNNNNNNNNNNNNNNNNNNNNNNNNNNNNNNNNNNNNNNNNNNNNNNNNNNNNNNNNNNNNNNNNNNNNNNNNNNNNNNNNNNNNNNNNNNNNNNNNNNNNNNNNNNNNNNNNNNNNNNNNNNNNNNNNNNNNNNNNNNNNNNNNNNNNNNNNNNNNNNNNNNNNNNNNNNNNNNNNNNNNNNNNNNNNNNNNNNNNNNNNNNNNNNNNNNNNNNNNNNNNNNNNNNNNNNNNNNNNNNNNNNNNNNNNNNNNNNNNNNNNNNNNNNNNNNNNNNNNNNNNNNNNNNNNNNNNNNNNNNNNNNNNNNNNNNNNNNNNNNNNNNNNNNNNNNNNNNNNNNNNNNNNNNNNNNNNNNNNNNNNNNNNNNNNNNNNNNNNNNNNNNNNNNNNNNNNNNNNNNNNNNNNNNNNNNNNNNNNNNNNNNNNNNNNNNNNNNNNNNNNNNNNNNNNNNNNNNNNNNNNNNNNNNNNNNNNNNNNNNNNNNNNNNNNNNNNNNNNNNNNNNNNNNNNNNNNNNNNNNNNNNNNNNNNNNNNNNNNNNNNNNNNNNNNNNNNNNNNNNNNNNNNNNNNNNNNNNNNNNNNNNNNNNNNNNNNNNNNNNNNNNNNNNNNNNNNNNNNNNNNNNNNNNNNNNNNNNNNNNNNNNNNNNNNNNNNNNNNNNNNNNNNNNNNNNNNNNNNNNNNNNNNNNNNNNNNNNNNNNNNNNNNNNNNNNNNNNNNNNNNNNNNNNNNNNNNNNNNNNNNNNNNNNNNaaaaaaaaatttcaagttggaaaaaattttaaaaaaaattttcaatgcacataaaaaaaattttcaattcaagttGGCATCCGGTATTCTCCACTGCTGACAGTAACAacgaactaaaatattttcattgatgaAATTCCAGAAATTGTAGCTTGAATTGAAGGCAAAGAACTGTCAAGTTGACATCCGGTAttctctataaatatatttttagagggaagatttaaattaaagtataaactGAAAGGCTTTTCACTATTTCAATATTCAGCAAATGCCTCAAGAAATCTTATGTGGttttaatttatctctttatcatttgacttaaaaataattaaaattaaatatttgataatctCAAATAGTTGACCGGCCTacgtagggggcagggaactgtcctagCATCAGAAAGGTTCCGGGTTAGAATCCCAGGCAAGGCGCCGATGCTCTTTCCTTCtgtgtactatctgtcctcactgtgggagcgacaTTGGCCcatctaatatggtgcccctgagaGAGAGGCcctgtatatgcctgaattgacggatgttaacgcCGTTGGgcttcgcaaaaaaaaaaaagttataatctcaaatttgttaaatataatgaatataaggaccatatattaataatttacaccAGAAATCTTTTTCactgtgttttttatttcacatttattgaataaattttttaaatatttcatcaaagaaatactgaacaaaattcaaatactcatctagtaaatgtttttgatgagtgtacatttataaatttttatttaaattttaactcatcgcaattttgaaattaaattaattttttatacaattgaataaaataactatttaatttaaaatattaatattcgaTATCGGAActcaatattgaatatatttagtactgtgcataaaattttttatggtggctaacaAAATCAAGAAttgagttctttgtcagaaacatattattttgaaatgattatacaaaatcttttaaagtgtttttctccatcttgataattttatgcatacattttaaaataataaactttcaacacggagaggaaaaaaaaatttcttttttttccctgttgaaagttttattgttaatattctCGGCTTAAGAGGAATcgaatcttattattattacattttctacACACCATCGCAACTTTAGGTTAAGTCTGATATGattctattattttactaatagaatcatattttatatacatttaagtGTACAATACTTCCCTGCTCATGTGCAAAAAATCACTTCTATCTACAATTTATATTCAAGCGATGCTCTGTATCATAAAACCAGCAAATAAAACATtcctgttttgaaaatttatttcctacaAAATATTATAGCTAACATATCTTCTACGAAaggaaaatttcattgtttgtttAGCAATGTATCCTggagttttaataatttccgaGGAAAAATGGGGAAATTTTATCTTTGGTGTTGAGTCAAAACAATGCACAATTAACACTTGCAATTTACTtattagaatgaaatttattcatcgAAATTGCACAGCTTTTTCAGCTCTGCGCAGGTAAAAAGCATTCAATGTTCCAAAAGAATATAATCTTTTAGAATCTTCGGAACATTAATCTGGTCAACACCACACGGAAGCTGAAGGCATGTCGCCAGTTGCCTACGAACGGAACACCTTGAAAGATGGACCAGAGACCTTGGTTCTCTGGGTGAGATGACGTTTTCCAGCACATGGTTTGCATACCAATCCCATGCTGCAGTTAATCGATCAGATGTTTCAATTGCTTTGACAATCTTTTCGAACTCTTCCTGACACAGGAATGGCTCTGTTATACTATTCCACAATAACTTCAGTACGTAGGTTCCTATAGTTGGATCCATGTCTGACTTTGCTAGAAAAAACAAACGCAAAGTTTGCCATGCGCGGAATGTTGTGGAGTTGTATTCACAGTCAATGTTCACTATAGTTGACGTATCCAATCtgtaacaggaaaaaaatataattaaaaattaataaaatataagggTTGGtgcaatataatgataagccacagTTGTCAAAAATCGATATTTTCACATCAAACAGTccattagcataattttttggATAAgtgcttttcaaatttatacaaCTTCCACCTGATAACGCTCAATTTGAAAGTGaggcttattattattttattttcttgccaTCATTTTAAGTgcaaagaatataattaatttcaaaatatcttatgGTAGTTATTTATTAATCCTGATCTGCTGTAAAGTATTTTgattcataaccgtcgttgatcagccgacccaaatttgagtttacgtctaccaatgttcaactccctaactttgtaattttgaacccaatccagacgactagggaactcctggatcagtacgaCCAGATATATTGATTTTCTTTGttaacttggaggactttgtgactccgAGAGAATTTagcatgcaccagtcaccattttaatACACGGGGATTCATCGGTCTGTTGGAtttgaactcccgttctcacgaacatgTTATCGTAATAAGTGAAAGACATGTCATACCCAGGAACTTAACTGATAATAATACTCTACCTTTAAAGTGTGGCATTGATTTTGATGCCCATGGTAATGTGACCAATTCCAATTTAGAAGTTCCACCTGAACATGAAAGGATAGTGTTGGTGTGTACCTATGTAGGTATGGGTTTATTTAGCGTTCTTTTATTGTGCTGTTTCTTAGACCCTCTGAAAAATGATATCAAAGAGGGTAGTGGGTGGAAATCTGCATGTCATCGCTTTTTAGCAGCTATTAAGCATGTTGGCAATCCACATCAAATCCTGCTAATACCAATCACCATACTAATAGGAATAGAAAGTGCTCTATATTCTAATGAATTTACTGAGGTaatcttatttatagttttcttttatacatagttaaaagttttaataacttaCAATGCagatatatgttttaattatgtatgGTGTTGTATAATCACCGCGCTTTATCTTTAAGGTCTTTATCTCTAAGGTCTTTATCTTTAAGATCTTTATCAAACATGGAAACTTAAGCAATTActagaaaatgcaaaaaaagtcGATTTGTAACGAATCACTGTAGAATTAAACCATCGTATCTGGTAATTTCCTTCTATCGACGCCTTTTCTAATGGATGATATAAATCCTATTAACTTTTatcatttagaataattaagagaagatttaaattgtataaaataggTTTGACACATCCAGGACCGGCGGAACGTAAAAAAGTTGCGCTTTCTNAAGTTCGCTgatataaaagcaaatatttttagtaatttatttagcacattgtttttggaaaagaacgtaatttttttttccaatgcccatcTGGAGAAAGACCTAGGTCATACATGCATCTAAAtggcagatttgttgaccactctttcaagggcaccatattaggcGGGCCAGCGTTTAAGGatagatagtacagagaatgatggaacatccatgccctgcccgggattcgaacccaaaacctttctgatgcaaggccagttccctgacaCTTAAACAGGTCGGTCggcaaagaatataaaatacattttaaaatttgttatttctttttttaatagagaattatttaaatgatttcataataataactaaattaataaaataaattaatcattggGTGAATGCAAACCTATTACaggtttaaaaattcatttctagttaagaaaaaaaaaaggacctaACTTACGGAACCCCTGTGACCTTTCCACAGAACGCCTGGGTTCCACAAAACACCTTTTAGTGTTTCTAAAGCTTCTTCAACGCGAATGGAGATTAAAGACTTGCGGCCCACTGCTTTCAATAAACATTTAGTCCTCTGCTTAAGTCTGCTactttgttaatgaaatttacattttcttacgTATTATCAATTGAATTTACTTATTAGTAAatctactattattattatttgtgataatttattttttgaataaaattcgaaataaatttattaataatattatttgtcagttttttttccacacCCTGTAAGCAAATGGATTTTTCAGTCAAATCGAAAGATTACTTAATTCGAgtatagttaataataaaatttatttctcatgaaTAGTAGTAATTGATAGAAATTATGCGGATAACCTGCAAAACAAATAAagcagaaaacttttttttttaaaaatacgtttcattgtttttttaattttaattacagtattttaaatactgtaataaaaaaacacgTGTGTCTGGTAAATAACGacattttgtggaaaaaaacaCTTATGCTGATATTTGGTGATTACGTGGATAACCGTAAATTAAGCAGTTTGCCACGATTTGGGCCAATTTGCAGGGTTTTTgtactttatataaaaaaaataataaatggtacTAAAAATTATCTATGGAATATTTCACAATTTCATACTCTCAGCAATTTTAGATGAAGAACAATGGTTTAACaagcagaaaataattaaatagaaaaataataatacttacatGAACAATGAACACTGCAAACAAAGAAAACCACTCTCCCTTGCCATGTTCTCTATCTTTCCAAATTTGATTAATGGAATAAGAAATTCAGCGTGTTCATATATAAACcaattaaataaagtgtaagaTCCGCTGTCTACTTTTTCCCATAACACCAATATATCTAGTTTAAGTTCGTTTGCTGCTCTAAATATATCTTCTAACACACAAACCTCATCGTCAGTCAGAAAATCAGACAGATAATAATATCGATCTGTGCTAAGCAATCTCAAAAGCTCGAGAAATACACTCTGGTGAACGCGAAATTTAGATGAAagccttaaaagttttttcattatcatattaaaaGGACGGATATGTAAAAGATAGCGAGCCTCTTTGTAGATTTCAATcgcttttatataaaacttcaGAGCAGACGATAAATACCGACTGCATTGGTTTTCTTCGTGGAATTCAATCAGAAGGCGGCCACACCACATTAAACTCTTGTAAGGTGACCTAACACcacgaaaaagtttt includes these proteins:
- the LOC122272633 gene encoding uncharacterized protein; the protein is MWCGRLLIEFHEENQCSRYLSSALKFYIKAIEIYKEARYLLHIRPFNMIMKKLLRLSSKFRVHQSVFLELLRLLSTDRYYYLSDFLTDDEVCVLEDIFRAANELKLDILVLWEKVDSGSYTLFNWFIYEHAEFLIPLIKFGKIENMARESGFLCLQCSLFILDTSTIVNIDCEYNSTTFRAWQTLRLFFLAKSDMDPTIGTYVLKLLWNSITEPFLCQEEFEKIVKAIETSDRLTAAWDWYANHVLENVISPREPRSLVHLSRCSVRRQLATCLQLPCGVDQINVPKILKDYILLEH